The nucleotide sequence GACGGGTACCGTCACCCAGAGGGACCTGGTTCGCAACAGCCTGAGGATGCGGCCCGACAGGATCATCATCGGCGAGGTCCGCGGCGCCGAGTCCTTCGACATGCTTCAGGCGATGAACACCGGCCACGAGGGCTCTCTGACCACCATCCACGCCAACACCCCACGCGACTCCCTGACCCGGTTGGAATCGATGATTCTCATGACCGGAACCAACCTGCCGGAATCGGCCATGCGCTTCATGCTCTCATCGGCCCTCGACCTGATCATCCAGTCGACCCGCCTCACCGACGGCACACGCAAGGTCACCGCCATCAGCGAGGTGGTCGGGATGGAGGGAGAGGTCATCACCCTGCAGGACATCTTCGTGTTCGAGAAGAAGGGGGTGGACAAGGACGGCAAGGTGCTTGGCCGCTTCATGGCAACGGGAATCCGCCCGAAATTCGCGGACAGACTTGAACTGGCTGGCATCGAAGTCCCGGAAGATTTGTTCTCGATTGACAGGTATTACGAGTAGCGGAGGCAAAATGGACCTTTTGACAATCCTATTACTGGGCTCCGTATTCCTCTTCACCACCGGCATAATGGCCATGGTCTTTCTGTTTGCCAAAGAAAGCCGCTTTGCCGAAAAGCGCACCATCAAAAAGCGCCTGTACTACATCTCTGCAGGGGGCATGCACGGCCGGGAGAAACTCTCCCTCTACCGGAACAAGGTTCTCCAGGACGTGGGGGTCTTGGAGAGGTTGGCCTTCAAACTGCCCCGCATCAGTCGCCTCGACGGCCTCCTCATCAAGGCCAGGGTGCCCATCAATGCCTCGACCTTCATCCTCGCAAGCCTTTTCCTTGGGGGCCTGGGACTGCTTGTGAGCCTTCAGTTCCTGCCCCAGAAGATCGCCGCCGTCGCCATTGGGTGCGTGTGCCTTCTGATCCCCTACTTCATGCTCCGGATGGCCGAAAGATCCTACTACGCGAAATTCGACGAGCAGCTGCCCGAGGCCCTCGATCTCCTCTCCAGGGCCATGAAATCGGGGCATGCCCTGACCTCGGGACTGGAGATGATCGTTTCCGAAATGGAGAACCCCATCAAGTCCGAATTCTCCGCGACGGTTGACGAGATCAAACTCGGGCTCACCCTCCAGGAAGCGTTCGACAACCTGTGTGACCGTGTCCCGACCACCGATCTGCGGTTTTTCGCGGTGTCGGTGCAGATCCAGAAGGAGACCGGGGGGAACCTCACGGAAATCCTCGACAACATCAGTCGCCTGATCCGGGACCGGGTCCAGTTCGACAGGCAGGTCAGGGCTCTGACCGCCGAGGGCAGGCTTTCCGCGGTGGTACTCGTATCCCTTCCCCTTTTGATGTTCCTCTACATCTATTTTGTGAACTACGAATACATCTCCCTCCTCTGGAAGGAAGAGATTGGGCGCATCATGCTGTACAGTGGGATTGTTTCCGCCATTGTCGGCGCCTACCTTATCAACAAAATCGTCACCGTAGAAATGTAAGGGGATTGGGATGAACAGGCTTTTAAATTCGTTTTTTTCTATCCTGGAAACCCCAGAGTACTTCGGCGTTCTCGCCATGACCTTCTTGGCCGCTGTCGGCCTCGTGCTTGGTCTTTATCTCCTGTTTACCCGCAGCAACGTCCTGCAGCGGCGCCTGAAACGCCTCACCTTGAGCCAAAAGGAACCCGAACAAAGCAAAAAGAAAATCCGACTCTTTGAAGAAGAACAGCAGGGCTTCGTCGGCAAGATCGCCAAGCCCCTGCATAATGTCGTGGCTCCAGCCGAAGGAGCCACAAAGAAAAAACTGCGCCTCAAGCTTATCCAGGCGGGTTTCCGTTCGGAACGAGCTTACCAGAACTACCTTGCCGCCAAGGTGGTTGGCGCCGTCGTCTTCCCCGCCATCCTGGTAGGCACCCGTTTCTTTTACGGCTTCAACGCCGAGGCAGCCGCACTGTGCCTGGTTCTAGCCCTTGCCGGCTTTCTTCTTCCCAATCTATTCCTCCATTACCTCACCAAGGCGCGGCAGCAGAGAATCGTCAAGGCCCTGCCCGACGCCCTGGACCTGATGGTCGTCTGTGTGGAAGCCGGCCTCGGCCTGGACATGACCTTTAAAAGGATCGGTGAGGAAATCAGACCCATGAACCAGGACCTCAGCGATGAATTCTTCCTCACAAACCTGGAGATCCGGGGCGGGAGGCCACGGCACGAAAGCTTGAAAAACATGGCCCTGCGAACGGGAATCTCGGAAATCAACGCGCTGATGACCATTCTGGTTCAGACCGCCCGTTTCGGAACGAGTTTGGCCAAGTCTCTGCGCGTACACGCCGACAGCATGCGGGTCAAGAGGCGCCAGATGGCCGAAGAGAAAGCGGCCAAGGCGGCGGTCAAGCTCCTGTTCCCCTTGATCTTTTTCATTTTCCCGGCCCTCTTCGTGGTTCTCGTCGGTCCGGCGGCCATCAAGATCGTCACCATTCTCTTCCCCGCAATGAGCGGCAACTAAGAGGGCGGTGCGGCCTTCAACAGGGCGAACCAACGCAAGCCATGGACATCAAGATTGATTTCATATCGACAGGAGGAAAGACTTTGAACCCGGTTTCGAATACTTCGCCAGAGAAAAATTTCAAAAAAACATCGACTCGTGTCGGCCGACAACTCTTGTTCTGTTTCATTTTTCTGGGCCTGTGCTCTTGCACCACATCCGTTCAGACCCTGAACGGAAACTATTCGGACATCCCTGAGGGTAAATTGCCCTCCCAGGACGCAATTCAACAAAAACAGCTGGAAAAACTGTCTCCTGCGGAACTGGTGCGGGAAGGCAACCTCCACCTGGCCAAGGACAATCTTCAATTGGCCAAACTGCACTTCAGCCTGGCCCTCAAAAAAGCCCCCCATTCCCCAGCACCCTACGTCGGTATGGGCCAGATCCTGCAGAGGGGGGGCAAATTGAAAGAGGCGCAGCAGGCCTATCAGCAAGCCGTGAAAGAAGGCCCGCTGCATCGCCCTGCCCTGTTGTCCCTGGCGATTCTTTCGAGGGAACTCGGAGAGCACGAAACCGCGGTGGTCTTTCTTCGCAAACTCCTCGACCGCAACCCCGGCGACCAGGAGTCAATGACGGAGTTGGCCATAACCTACGATGACATGGGAGAAGAGATGCTCGCCGAACCTCTTTTTTCCCAGATTGTCCAGACCCAGCCCGAGGCGGCCTCGGCCTACAACAACCTGGGCTTCAACTTCCTCCTTCAGGGACGCTACTCCGACGCGATTACAGCCCTTGGCACCGCCCTCGGGCAGGACCCCGGCGACAGGCAGATTCTGAACAATTTGGCAACCGCCTACGCCCTGCATGGAGACGAGGACAAGGCCCTGCAACTGTTCGAGGAAGCAGTCGGCAAACCTGCGGCCTTCAACAACCTCGGATATCTTTATATGACCCAAGGCCATTGGGATAGGGCCGAGGAGGCTTTTTTGCAGGCAATGAAACTCAACCCAAGGTTCTATCCCCGGGCCCAGGAGAACCTCGATCAACTCGCCCGCCTGCGCTCCCGTTCCGAGCCGTAAGAGGCGTGACATGGAGAATCCATTGAATCAGACCTTCACACTTAAGTTGGTGTTTCTTCCACACATGAGGGAGTCGGTTTTGGGCAATGGTTGGATTTTAGTCACCCGCCATTGAAATAGATCCCTATTCAGCTATCGTATTAACTAA is from Desulfuromonas sp. and encodes:
- a CDS encoding tetratricopeptide repeat protein is translated as MPSQDAIQQKQLEKLSPAELVREGNLHLAKDNLQLAKLHFSLALKKAPHSPAPYVGMGQILQRGGKLKEAQQAYQQAVKEGPLHRPALLSLAILSRELGEHETAVVFLRKLLDRNPGDQESMTELAITYDDMGEEMLAEPLFSQIVQTQPEAASAYNNLGFNFLLQGRYSDAITALGTALGQDPGDRQILNNLATAYALHGDEDKALQLFEEAVGKPAAFNNLGYLYMTQGHWDRAEEAFLQAMKLNPRFYPRAQENLDQLARLRSRSEP
- a CDS encoding type II secretion system F family protein; its protein translation is MAPAEGATKKKLRLKLIQAGFRSERAYQNYLAAKVVGAVVFPAILVGTRFFYGFNAEAAALCLVLALAGFLLPNLFLHYLTKARQQRIVKALPDALDLMVVCVEAGLGLDMTFKRIGEEIRPMNQDLSDEFFLTNLEIRGGRPRHESLKNMALRTGISEINALMTILVQTARFGTSLAKSLRVHADSMRVKRRQMAEEKAAKAAVKLLFPLIFFIFPALFVVLVGPAAIKIVTILFPAMSGN
- a CDS encoding type II secretion system F family protein, translating into MDLLTILLLGSVFLFTTGIMAMVFLFAKESRFAEKRTIKKRLYYISAGGMHGREKLSLYRNKVLQDVGVLERLAFKLPRISRLDGLLIKARVPINASTFILASLFLGGLGLLVSLQFLPQKIAAVAIGCVCLLIPYFMLRMAERSYYAKFDEQLPEALDLLSRAMKSGHALTSGLEMIVSEMENPIKSEFSATVDEIKLGLTLQEAFDNLCDRVPTTDLRFFAVSVQIQKETGGNLTEILDNISRLIRDRVQFDRQVRALTAEGRLSAVVLVSLPLLMFLYIYFVNYEYISLLWKEEIGRIMLYSGIVSAIVGAYLINKIVTVEM